A stretch of the Ktedonobacterales bacterium genome encodes the following:
- a CDS encoding ABC transporter ATP-binding protein — protein MEHKPATETPDAQQNGEHLPLLRVDQLSKSYPLPAGRLQILQEMAFAVQPGEFVAITGPSGSGKTTLLSLLGALERPDSGDIWLEEIAVHRLRGPAAADFRREQIGFVFQLFYLLPNLTALENVMAPLLPYRRKLSFNLKDRAADLLERVGLGDRLGHPPARLSGGEQQRVAIARALINRPKLVLADEPTGNLDPATGLEVLETLRDLQRTRHQTLLMVTHDPQLAALADRQMHLEQSSQ, from the coding sequence ATGGAACACAAGCCAGCTACTGAAACCCCCGACGCGCAGCAGAACGGAGAGCATCTGCCGCTGCTGCGTGTGGACCAATTGAGCAAGAGCTATCCGCTGCCAGCGGGCAGGCTTCAGATTCTTCAGGAGATGGCCTTTGCGGTGCAGCCGGGCGAGTTTGTGGCGATCACCGGGCCATCCGGCTCTGGCAAGACGACGCTGCTCTCGCTGCTGGGGGCGCTGGAAAGGCCGGACAGCGGGGACATCTGGCTGGAGGAGATTGCTGTCCATCGGCTGCGCGGCCCGGCAGCAGCCGATTTCCGGCGCGAGCAGATCGGGTTCGTCTTCCAGTTGTTTTATCTGCTGCCGAATCTGACGGCGTTGGAGAATGTGATGGCGCCGCTGCTGCCCTATCGCCGCAAGCTCAGCTTCAACCTGAAGGATCGCGCGGCAGACCTGCTGGAGCGGGTGGGGCTGGGAGATCGGCTGGGGCATCCGCCTGCGCGGCTCTCTGGCGGCGAGCAGCAGCGGGTGGCGATTGCGCGGGCGCTGATCAATCGGCCAAAGCTGGTGCTGGCCGATGAGCCGACGGGCAACCTGGACCCGGCCACCGGGCTGGAGGTGCTGGAGACGCTGCGCGACTTGCAGCGCACGAGACACCAGACGCTGCTGATGGTGACGCACGACCCGCAGCTTGCAGCCCTGGCAGACCGGCAGATGCACCTGGAACAATCGAGCCAATGA
- a CDS encoding protein phosphatase 2C domain-containing protein: MRTMLVDLSLLNPLSMALLVLAVWVALCLLLVLPLVVSPFFHWWQARGQARKSVSGARSQSASDQREMWSPFPARADALPVLLPAWSQPDKLSTRQPAPKTPQPTWSNAYTTHRRQDTLPTDAQPLRSSGMEVSALTEGGRIQTTQENEDSFLTITGARSEAGQLHPFGLFVVADGVSGYATGREASGATISAIVQRFVPVLTQQELPDEDLPLLLAASIQSANTILYQHNQRHLHPFGCTVTAALVSDQKAAICNVGKNRAYLLTRQAPLRRVTVDHSIVESLVVAGFIQRDEVYTHPRKNRIYRCLGQGPQVEIDTVHLPAAHGDQLLFCSDGLWELVRDPDMERVLRQSPDTRQASSKLVALAKEHGGLDDITAILVKLSAAPEPAPRRPGIIHIDSNVGELAL; encoded by the coding sequence ATGAGGACTATGCTCGTTGACCTCTCCCTGCTGAATCCATTGAGTATGGCGCTCCTCGTACTGGCTGTGTGGGTGGCGCTGTGTCTCTTGCTCGTTCTACCACTGGTCGTTTCACCTTTCTTCCATTGGTGGCAGGCGCGGGGGCAGGCGAGAAAAAGCGTCTCCGGCGCCAGAAGCCAGAGCGCCAGCGATCAGAGAGAAATGTGGTCTCCCTTCCCGGCGAGAGCAGACGCACTCCCGGTATTGCTGCCTGCCTGGTCGCAGCCTGATAAGCTCTCTACGCGGCAGCCTGCTCCCAAGACCCCTCAGCCCACCTGGTCAAACGCTTATACAACCCATCGGCGTCAGGATACACTGCCCACCGATGCGCAGCCCCTGCGCTCGTCAGGCATGGAGGTCAGCGCACTCACAGAAGGTGGGCGCATTCAGACTACACAGGAAAACGAGGATAGCTTTCTGACCATCACCGGCGCAAGAAGCGAGGCTGGTCAGCTTCACCCTTTTGGCCTCTTTGTGGTCGCTGATGGTGTCAGCGGCTATGCCACAGGTCGTGAGGCCAGCGGCGCAACCATTAGCGCCATCGTTCAGCGATTCGTTCCAGTGCTGACTCAGCAAGAGCTTCCCGACGAAGACTTGCCGCTGCTGCTGGCAGCATCCATCCAGAGCGCGAACACCATATTGTATCAACACAACCAGCGCCATCTCCACCCGTTCGGCTGTACAGTTACCGCCGCGCTGGTCAGTGACCAGAAAGCTGCTATCTGCAATGTCGGCAAGAACCGGGCGTATCTCCTGACCAGGCAGGCGCCTCTTCGGCGCGTTACCGTTGACCACTCGATTGTTGAGAGCCTGGTCGTGGCAGGATTTATCCAGCGCGATGAGGTCTATACGCATCCCCGAAAGAACCGAATCTACCGATGCCTGGGGCAAGGGCCGCAAGTGGAAATTGATACCGTGCATCTGCCAGCGGCTCATGGAGATCAACTGCTGTTCTGCTCTGATGGCCTCTGGGAGTTGGTGCGTGACCCCGATATGGAGCGGGTGCTGCGCCAGTCTCCCGACACGCGCCAGGCAAGCAGCAAGCTTGTAGCGTTGGCGAAGGAACATGGTGGCCTGGATGACATCACAGCCATTCTTGTGAAGCTCAGCGCGGCTCCTGAACCCGCCCCCCGGCGACCTGGGATTATCCATATTGATTCCAACGTGGGGGAGCTGGCTTTATAA
- a CDS encoding FtsX-like permease family protein, with product MWTYVLRMLRRQRGKSALASGGFLVAACALVLLSATTQTTVVQANQIISQSWRPTYDLVVLPANVKLPPGQVVPADYLEGYGGGISMQQYAAIKRLAGVEVAAPIAYIGYMSLPTPRIAFPNRDFALGFYQVNWTLTAFNGQKQLVEYQESKIYYIQSCGIGYNVFPLDLVLQHPEFQAQSYQEQTCLPPNIARVSHPILDLRTPDVGGFLLAAVDPTAESQLVHLNQSITSGRMLTEQDTIHKDERYAHHYHACNTDVTTGDCKEIPIEAVPMLIHQNLPGQIGLSTQFTQLTLGSLPPDDLPKLNDPRFVAQLPGQQNIFSGSVPLVQSNPDRFANASLAWDGHSWQPLPLDFNKEGNAIESYDLDLYGATKPASLTYQPTTAPDGSAGYTLVPTGTEGPEVTFRPLTPLKTLKKQHVDALYTFEEDGQFSDQSIASQFANPLNWLPENTYTAPPVMLRYDAAGHPVAPTMLLPTTNHAGYLLQPPLALTTLDAARQLVGDNLISAIRVRVAGVSQANQNSWKQIQRVAGLIHQRTGLTVVITLGSSPSPTLVYVPGAKAGQFGKNPAIALTGWVEERWISVGASVLYLAQLGATRLLLLLAVLAVCLGNLVVAFSALLTAQRKEFALLSALGWPPWQHARLFLMQALLFALGGGIVGVGAALLITTLLEAIPIWLVVIWTLPAMLSLALVCSLYPLWRIWRMQPAEILRTGAGVTPPRARGWRLPLWISPINSLVLRNLTRARPRTLITIGSLFLSAALLVLMVSSILALRQTLIGTLLGNFVLVQTAAPQIAGSVFALLLTFLSVADLLLLQVRERQQEIGVLQAVGWRPRLVQGMFVREGLLLALVGAVPGALAAEGILAAQQSIQNAVLPLVGLGAIILLALVAGLATIPALRAVSRMPVAEVLRAE from the coding sequence ATGTGGACCTACGTCTTGCGGATGCTGCGTCGGCAGCGTGGGAAAAGCGCGCTGGCGAGCGGGGGCTTTCTGGTGGCCGCCTGCGCGCTGGTCCTGTTGAGCGCGACGACGCAAACAACGGTGGTGCAGGCCAATCAGATTATCAGCCAGAGTTGGCGGCCTACCTATGATCTGGTGGTGCTGCCCGCCAACGTGAAGCTGCCACCTGGGCAGGTGGTGCCCGCCGATTATCTGGAGGGCTATGGCGGCGGCATCAGTATGCAGCAGTACGCGGCCATCAAACGCTTGGCAGGGGTGGAGGTGGCCGCGCCCATTGCCTACATCGGCTATATGTCCTTGCCCACGCCGCGTATCGCCTTCCCAAATCGGGACTTTGCCCTAGGCTTCTATCAGGTGAACTGGACGCTGACCGCTTTCAACGGGCAAAAGCAGCTCGTTGAATACCAGGAAAGCAAGATCTATTATATTCAATCCTGCGGCATTGGCTACAATGTTTTTCCACTTGATCTGGTATTACAACATCCAGAGTTTCAGGCCCAAAGCTATCAGGAGCAGACGTGCCTCCCTCCTAACATTGCAAGGGTATCTCATCCCATTTTAGACCTGAGAACCCCTGATGTCGGGGGTTTTCTCCTGGCAGCGGTTGATCCAACAGCAGAAAGTCAACTGGTGCATCTGAATCAGAGCATTACGAGTGGGCGTATGCTCACTGAGCAGGATACCATCCATAAAGATGAGCGCTATGCTCACCATTACCACGCTTGTAATACCGATGTAACAACCGGGGATTGTAAAGAGATTCCCATCGAAGCGGTACCCATGCTCATTCATCAGAACCTGCCGGGGCAAATTGGCCTCAGCACGCAATTTACCCAGCTCACGTTGGGCAGTCTCCCTCCCGACGATCTGCCAAAGCTGAACGATCCTCGCTTTGTGGCCCAACTTCCCGGCCAGCAGAATATTTTCAGCGGATCGGTCCCGCTGGTGCAGAGCAATCCAGACCGCTTCGCCAACGCCTCCCTGGCCTGGGATGGACACTCCTGGCAGCCGCTTCCGCTCGACTTCAACAAGGAAGGCAACGCTATTGAGAGCTACGATTTGGATTTGTATGGCGCGACAAAGCCAGCGAGTTTGACCTATCAGCCCACAACTGCGCCGGATGGCAGCGCGGGCTATACGCTTGTGCCAACGGGGACTGAGGGGCCAGAAGTCACGTTCCGCCCGCTCACACCCTTAAAGACGCTCAAGAAGCAGCATGTGGATGCGCTCTACACCTTTGAGGAGGACGGCCAGTTTAGCGATCAGAGCATTGCGTCGCAGTTTGCCAATCCGCTCAACTGGCTGCCTGAGAACACGTATACTGCGCCGCCCGTGATGCTGCGCTACGATGCGGCGGGGCATCCAGTCGCGCCGACAATGCTCTTGCCGACGACCAATCACGCGGGCTATCTCTTGCAGCCGCCGCTGGCGCTGACGACCCTGGACGCGGCGCGCCAACTGGTGGGCGACAATCTCATCAGCGCCATACGGGTGCGGGTGGCTGGAGTCAGTCAGGCCAACCAGAATAGTTGGAAGCAGATTCAACGGGTGGCGGGGCTGATTCACCAGCGCACCGGCCTGACTGTCGTGATTACACTTGGCTCATCGCCCAGCCCGACGCTGGTCTATGTGCCTGGGGCGAAAGCGGGGCAGTTTGGGAAGAATCCAGCGATTGCGCTCACCGGCTGGGTTGAGGAACGCTGGATTTCGGTTGGCGCGTCGGTCCTCTACCTGGCGCAGTTGGGCGCAACCCGTCTGCTCCTGCTGCTGGCGGTGCTGGCGGTCTGCCTGGGCAATCTGGTGGTGGCGTTTAGCGCGCTGCTCACCGCTCAGCGCAAGGAGTTTGCGCTGCTCTCGGCGCTGGGCTGGCCGCCCTGGCAGCACGCCCGGCTGTTCTTGATGCAGGCGCTGCTCTTCGCGCTGGGAGGTGGTATCGTGGGGGTAGGAGCGGCCTTGCTGATCACGACGCTGCTGGAGGCCATCCCCATCTGGCTGGTGGTCATCTGGACGCTGCCCGCCATGCTCTCCCTGGCGCTGGTGTGTTCGCTCTATCCGCTCTGGCGCATCTGGCGCATGCAGCCTGCCGAAATCTTGCGGACGGGCGCGGGCGTCACGCCGCCGCGCGCCAGGGGATGGCGGCTGCCGCTGTGGATTTCGCCGATCAACAGCCTGGTGCTGCGCAATCTGACGCGCGCGCGTCCCCGCACGTTGATTACGATAGGGAGCCTGTTCCTGTCGGCGGCGCTGCTGGTCTTGATGGTGAGCAGCATCCTGGCCCTGCGCCAGACGCTGATCGGCACCCTGCTGGGGAACTTTGTGCTGGTGCAGACGGCGGCTCCGCAGATTGCCGGGAGCGTGTTTGCGCTGCTGCTGACGTTTCTGAGCGTGGCGGACCTGCTGCTCTTGCAGGTGCGCGAGCGCCAACAGGAGATCGGGGTGTTGCAGGCGGTGGGCTGGCGTCCGCGTCTGGTGCAAGGGATGTTTGTCAGGGAAGGGCTGCTGCTGGCGCTGGTCGGGGCTGTGCCAGGCGCGCTGGCAGCGGAAGGGATTCTCGCGGCACAGCAGAGCATTCAGAACGCGGTCTTGCCACTGGTCGGGCTAGGCGCGATCATTCTGCTGGCGCTGGTGGCCGGGCTGGCGACGATTCCGGCGCTGCGAGCGGTGAGCCGGATGCCGGTGGCGGAGGTACTGCGTGCTGAATAG
- a CDS encoding LLM class F420-dependent oxidoreductase, producing MIQFGVFVPQGWRMDLAEITDPVEQYEAMTRVAQVVDRLEAYDSIWVYDHFHPIPVPVQQTVFECWTITAALARDTKRVNVGQMVTCAGYRNPALLAKMASTVDVLSHGRLYCGLGAGWYEHEWQAYGYGFPETPTRMRAFAEACEIVVRMWTEDTPVVAGSTYSISSPINQPKGVRQPHPELWIGGGGERVTLKLVARWADACNVGGEPEMLRHKFAVLRDHCGALGRDYETITRSTSLEDLVLLKPGQNPETSTEAARRTTGVSFADFARNAIIGDPEQIARRIQALIDVGVNYVLVSFPRVAYDHEPLYRFAEEVIPRLRNV from the coding sequence ATGATCCAATTTGGCGTCTTTGTGCCGCAGGGGTGGCGTATGGACCTGGCTGAAATTACCGATCCAGTGGAACAGTACGAGGCAATGACCCGTGTAGCCCAGGTGGTTGATCGCCTTGAGGCGTATGACTCGATCTGGGTCTACGACCATTTTCATCCGATTCCTGTTCCGGTGCAGCAAACGGTCTTCGAATGCTGGACCATCACCGCAGCCCTGGCGCGAGATACGAAGCGGGTGAATGTAGGGCAGATGGTCACATGCGCTGGCTATCGCAATCCCGCTCTGCTGGCTAAGATGGCCTCAACAGTAGATGTGTTAAGTCATGGGCGGCTCTACTGCGGCCTGGGCGCAGGCTGGTATGAGCATGAGTGGCAAGCCTATGGCTATGGCTTTCCCGAAACACCCACGCGCATGCGGGCCTTTGCAGAAGCCTGCGAAATCGTTGTGCGCATGTGGACCGAAGACACGCCCGTAGTCGCTGGCTCGACGTACAGCATTAGCAGCCCGATCAACCAACCCAAAGGGGTGCGTCAGCCGCATCCAGAGCTTTGGATTGGAGGCGGGGGCGAGCGTGTGACTCTCAAGTTGGTGGCGCGCTGGGCCGATGCCTGCAACGTAGGGGGAGAGCCAGAAATGCTGCGCCATAAGTTTGCCGTCCTGCGTGATCATTGCGGCGCCTTGGGGCGCGATTACGAGACAATTACCCGCTCAACAAGTTTGGAAGATCTGGTCTTGCTCAAGCCTGGGCAGAACCCTGAGACGTCGACCGAAGCTGCGCGCCGGACAACCGGCGTCAGCTTTGCCGACTTTGCCAGAAACGCGATCATCGGCGACCCTGAACAGATCGCCAGGCGTATTCAGGCGTTGATCGATGTCGGCGTCAACTACGTACTCGTTTCTTTTCCGCGCGTGGCCTACGATCACGAACCGCTCTATCGCTTTGCCGAAGAAGTGATCCCACGCTTGCGGAACGTATGA
- a CDS encoding C39 family peptidase — MSRRPGDPHTLSETLEWNPSPHHHPAFASPDAAQRFTTHPFLPVVESSQTAQQPSRTQPLPAADRSGIHQQPTLLRLPALKPEELPAPPSADLQLIPAPTHSVGRVGAKRFRIQNLPPSRLNLLKFAVMGAVLLAVLTATFAIAGGGRSDHPSFTGASSVAPVSPTAVKDMQIAQNVHPIIQADRNAGYTSSRQHDLFWNSSCSAASFTEVMRAWGRTNVTIGQVIDEMSAHSPPYITTWGGLMSQNAWGYTAELHHFHADVQFQQALSYEEIVRVTTQQGLPVIVGIRDNVGRYYPALGGGHFVVVVGGNSDGLKIVDSSLYRISYLSHDKFIYLWSRGRGLTVLLTPAP, encoded by the coding sequence ATGTCCCGTCGTCCTGGCGACCCGCATACTCTGTCTGAAACCCTGGAATGGAACCCATCCCCCCATCACCATCCTGCATTTGCTTCACCAGACGCTGCTCAGCGTTTTACAACACATCCTTTTCTTCCCGTTGTCGAATCGTCTCAGACGGCTCAACAGCCCTCCAGAACTCAACCGCTGCCTGCTGCTGACCGCTCAGGCATCCATCAGCAACCCACCCTGCTGCGGCTTCCCGCGCTCAAACCAGAGGAACTCCCGGCGCCGCCGTCTGCCGATCTTCAACTAATTCCCGCGCCCACGCATTCTGTTGGAAGAGTTGGCGCGAAACGTTTCCGCATCCAGAACCTTCCCCCGTCGCGCCTCAACCTGCTGAAGTTCGCAGTTATGGGGGCCGTCCTTTTAGCCGTACTGACCGCCACCTTTGCCATTGCCGGGGGCGGAAGGAGCGACCACCCCTCCTTCACAGGCGCCTCCAGTGTCGCGCCTGTCTCACCTACTGCCGTCAAGGACATGCAGATCGCGCAGAACGTTCACCCCATCATTCAAGCCGACAGAAACGCTGGCTATACCTCGTCACGTCAGCATGACCTCTTCTGGAATTCGTCATGCAGCGCGGCCAGCTTTACCGAAGTCATGCGCGCCTGGGGCCGGACGAATGTTACTATTGGGCAGGTCATTGACGAGATGAGCGCCCACAGCCCGCCCTACATCACCACCTGGGGAGGTTTGATGAGTCAGAACGCCTGGGGCTACACGGCTGAACTACATCACTTCCACGCTGACGTTCAATTTCAGCAGGCGCTCAGTTATGAAGAAATAGTGCGCGTGACCACGCAGCAGGGCCTTCCGGTGATTGTGGGGATACGGGATAACGTTGGCCGCTATTATCCTGCCCTTGGTGGAGGCCATTTCGTGGTCGTTGTCGGCGGGAACAGCGATGGCTTGAAGATCGTTGACTCCTCGCTCTACCGCATTAGCTACCTTTCCCACGACAAGTTCATCTATCTCTGGAGTCGTGGAAGAGGCTTGACCGTTCTCCTCACTCCGGCCCCCTGA
- a CDS encoding sulfurtransferase, which translates to MYQTLITASELAQKLSAPDWAIVDCRFSLGDSERGRSDYVQAHIPGAVYAHLNEDLSGPIAPGKTGRHPLPSIETFAQVLSNWGIDGSVQVVAYDESDGSMAAARLWWMLRWMGHEAAAVLDGGWRQWQKAGYPVAAGVERRAPRAFIPQVRGELAVSADAVLANLRDPNARLLDVRSGERYRGEKEPIDPVAGHIPGAINAPFADMLGDDGRFLSPEALRARFQALLGGVPPEQAIFYCGSGVTSAHELLALAHAGLGDGRLYAGSWSEWITDPHRPTATGAT; encoded by the coding sequence ATGTACCAAACGCTGATTACCGCTTCTGAGCTTGCCCAGAAGCTCTCTGCGCCCGATTGGGCGATTGTTGATTGCCGGTTTTCGTTGGGTGATAGTGAGCGCGGGCGCAGTGATTACGTCCAGGCGCATATCCCCGGAGCCGTCTACGCGCACCTGAACGAAGATTTATCCGGTCCCATCGCGCCCGGCAAAACTGGTCGGCATCCGCTCCCTTCCATAGAGACCTTTGCCCAGGTGTTATCGAACTGGGGAATTGATGGCTCTGTGCAGGTGGTCGCCTATGACGAGAGCGATGGCTCGATGGCGGCTGCCCGGCTCTGGTGGATGCTGCGCTGGATGGGGCATGAGGCGGCGGCGGTCTTAGACGGAGGCTGGCGGCAGTGGCAGAAAGCAGGGTATCCGGTGGCGGCAGGCGTGGAGCGCCGCGCCCCGCGTGCCTTTATTCCCCAGGTGCGCGGCGAGTTAGCGGTCTCGGCTGATGCCGTGTTAGCAAACCTGCGCGATCCCAACGCTCGTTTGTTGGATGTGCGCAGCGGGGAGCGGTATCGGGGCGAGAAAGAACCTATTGACCCGGTGGCCGGGCATATTCCAGGGGCGATCAATGCCCCGTTCGCTGATATGCTGGGTGATGATGGTCGCTTTTTGTCGCCGGAAGCATTACGAGCGCGCTTTCAGGCGCTGCTGGGTGGGGTTCCGCCTGAGCAGGCGATCTTCTACTGCGGTTCGGGAGTCACTTCGGCGCATGAACTGCTGGCGTTAGCGCACGCTGGCCTGGGTGATGGGCGTTTGTACGCGGGATCGTGGAGTGAGTGGATTACCGATCCGCATCGTCCGACCGCCACAGGGGCAACCTGA
- a CDS encoding PAS domain-containing sensor histidine kinase, translated as MHQSRRYRARRRSAARSNSGIGRLFRSEEKQERKRPFQSYPVEYQPDETLYKGDDSLAFGAQQAADSQEEAALESERFVGSGVEALAEGICVLDERGVIVAVNEAWRDFGEANPLAPLNAGEGANYLAVCEQATGTEAQDAQAFAAGIRAVMSGAHDGFSMEYRWDTTRKQRWFVGRVTRFAGNGSLRLVVAHEEITERKELEQALREAIAVNEQVKQTAVVDERHRLARDLHDAVTQTIFSAKLLAEALPRIWERRPEEGQRSLEELHRLIQGALAEMRTLLMELRPAAITEKKLGELLKQLTETVASQAQVSITFSVENDRILPAEAQIVLYRIAQEALNNIIKHAKASHLAVKLECQSGDVSVRVSDNGCGFDPDAIRPDQMGVNIMRERALSIGARFELISQPGQGTEILVIWSEFAGS; from the coding sequence ATGCACCAATCGCGCAGGTATCGAGCCAGGCGGCGCAGCGCAGCCAGGAGCAATTCAGGGATAGGGCGTCTCTTCCGTTCAGAGGAAAAACAGGAGCGTAAACGCCCTTTTCAATCTTATCCAGTCGAATATCAGCCGGATGAAACGCTCTATAAGGGCGATGATTCGCTTGCTTTCGGCGCACAACAAGCAGCGGATAGCCAGGAAGAGGCTGCGCTTGAATCGGAGCGGTTTGTCGGCTCTGGTGTTGAGGCGCTTGCGGAGGGAATCTGCGTTCTGGATGAAAGAGGCGTGATTGTAGCTGTCAACGAAGCCTGGCGTGATTTTGGCGAGGCAAATCCCCTCGCGCCGCTCAATGCTGGTGAGGGAGCAAACTACCTGGCAGTGTGCGAGCAGGCCACCGGCACAGAGGCTCAAGACGCGCAGGCGTTTGCGGCTGGCATCCGCGCGGTGATGAGCGGCGCCCACGATGGTTTCTCAATGGAATATCGCTGGGATACGACCAGGAAACAACGATGGTTTGTTGGCCGGGTGACGCGCTTTGCTGGTAATGGCTCATTGCGCCTGGTCGTGGCGCACGAAGAAATTACCGAACGCAAAGAGCTAGAGCAAGCCTTGCGCGAGGCTATTGCGGTGAACGAACAGGTGAAGCAGACGGCTGTGGTTGATGAGCGGCATCGCTTAGCCCGCGATCTGCATGACGCGGTAACGCAGACCATCTTTTCAGCGAAGCTGCTTGCTGAAGCTCTGCCCCGTATCTGGGAACGCCGCCCGGAAGAGGGACAGCGTTCTCTGGAGGAACTCCATCGCTTGATACAGGGTGCGCTGGCCGAGATGCGTACCCTGCTGATGGAACTGCGCCCGGCAGCAATAACTGAGAAAAAATTAGGAGAACTCCTGAAGCAGTTAACCGAGACTGTTGCCAGCCAGGCTCAGGTGTCGATCACGTTTTCGGTTGAGAATGACCGGATTTTACCGGCGGAGGCGCAAATTGTCCTCTACCGCATTGCGCAAGAAGCCCTCAATAATATCATTAAACACGCGAAAGCAAGCCATCTCGCGGTGAAGCTGGAATGCCAGTCAGGGGATGTGAGTGTTCGTGTGAGCGATAACGGATGCGGCTTTGATCCCGACGCCATTCGGCCAGATCAGATGGGGGTGAATATTATGCGCGAGCGCGCGCTGAGTATTGGGGCCAGGTTCGAACTCATCAGTCAGCCGGGGCAGGGTACTGAGATTCTGGTCATCTGGTCCGAGTTCGCAGGGAGCTAA
- a CDS encoding glycoside hydrolase family 5 protein — protein MRKTARGRANYRTCLLSLLLLATILATCIGPQPDSGPSSAAKITPGPLHTMKSKLVDASGHEVHLTGINWFGMETGFFAPGGLAVRNWQNILNEIVQAGFNTIRFPFSSQFLDDPESLPRDINYEKNPDLQGLRGLGLLDRLVEGARLRGLKVILDRHRPTADDQTALWYTDQVPESRWIADWVMLAKHYRGNDTVIGADLHGEPHGPATWGNGDPYTDWRLAAERAGNAILKANPDWLIIVEGIEQYKGGLYWWGGNLQGAGKYPVRLSRPDKLVYSAHDYGPDVYPQAWFHAANFPQNLASIWQQHWAYLQLSGQTPVLMGEFGASSVSETEGTWLRSLMAFLKAHGFSYTYWAWNPDSADTGGLLLQDWTTLDQQKLSILETYQTPLLDVPRIRPKPPQPSPTPTS, from the coding sequence ATGAGGAAAACTGCTCGTGGACGGGCCAATTATCGGACTTGCCTGCTGTCTCTCCTCCTTCTGGCGACTATCCTGGCTACCTGTATAGGCCCTCAGCCTGACTCTGGCCCCTCTTCCGCCGCGAAGATTACCCCTGGTCCCTTGCATACGATGAAAAGCAAACTGGTGGATGCCTCCGGTCACGAGGTCCATCTCACCGGCATCAACTGGTTTGGGATGGAGACAGGGTTCTTTGCCCCAGGAGGGCTGGCTGTTCGCAATTGGCAAAATATACTGAATGAGATCGTTCAGGCTGGTTTCAATACGATCCGCTTCCCCTTCAGCAGCCAATTTCTCGACGATCCCGAGAGTCTGCCCAGGGATATTAATTATGAGAAGAATCCTGATCTGCAGGGCTTGCGTGGACTTGGCCTGCTTGATCGTCTGGTTGAGGGGGCGCGGCTGCGTGGCCTCAAGGTCATTCTTGACCGCCATCGGCCAACTGCCGACGATCAAACCGCTCTCTGGTACACCGATCAGGTACCGGAGTCGCGCTGGATTGCCGATTGGGTCATGCTCGCCAAACACTATCGCGGCAATGATACGGTGATAGGCGCTGACTTACACGGCGAGCCACATGGTCCGGCTACCTGGGGCAACGGCGACCCCTACACCGACTGGCGGCTGGCCGCAGAACGAGCGGGCAATGCCATCCTGAAAGCCAACCCGGACTGGCTGATTATTGTGGAAGGGATTGAGCAATACAAAGGAGGACTGTACTGGTGGGGCGGCAACCTGCAAGGGGCCGGGAAATATCCGGTTCGATTGTCGCGGCCAGACAAGCTGGTCTATTCGGCGCATGACTACGGGCCGGATGTGTACCCGCAGGCGTGGTTTCACGCCGCAAACTTTCCGCAGAACCTCGCCTCTATCTGGCAGCAGCATTGGGCCTATCTCCAACTAAGCGGACAGACTCCGGTATTGATGGGCGAGTTTGGGGCCAGTTCTGTGAGCGAGACAGAGGGAACCTGGCTGCGGAGCCTTATGGCTTTTCTCAAAGCGCATGGCTTCAGTTATACCTATTGGGCGTGGAATCCAGACTCAGCAGATACGGGAGGACTTCTTTTGCAAGATTGGACAACGCTCGATCAGCAGAAACTGAGTATTCTGGAAACCTATCAGACGCCACTTCTGGACGTTCCCCGGATCAGGCCCAAGCCTCCTCAGCCGTCGCCAACGCCGACAAGCTGA
- a CDS encoding sigma-70 family RNA polymerase sigma factor, giving the protein MRERAISTAWAWFGNEEERSASAASDQEARFALLYQRTYPAVLGFLRLLVGSPEVAEDLTALVFEKALAHFEEVRAPESATAWLFRIARHAAADYFRRAKPTVSLDRLLPVEHPQAEAVEEGAIAREEARVLLAHLERLPGREREVIGLKFVAQLTNREIARVLQIPEGTVSSTLYRALRRLRTAFNEKGGAG; this is encoded by the coding sequence ATGAGAGAGCGAGCCATCTCCACTGCCTGGGCCTGGTTTGGGAACGAGGAGGAGCGCAGCGCCTCGGCGGCCAGCGACCAGGAGGCGCGCTTTGCGCTGCTCTATCAGCGCACGTATCCGGCGGTGCTGGGGTTTTTGCGCCTGCTCGTTGGCTCGCCGGAAGTGGCCGAAGACCTGACGGCGCTGGTCTTCGAGAAGGCGCTGGCTCATTTCGAGGAGGTGCGCGCGCCAGAGAGCGCCACCGCCTGGCTTTTTCGCATAGCGCGCCACGCGGCGGCAGATTATTTCCGACGGGCGAAGCCCACCGTCTCGCTGGACCGCCTGCTGCCAGTGGAGCATCCCCAGGCCGAGGCGGTGGAAGAGGGGGCCATTGCCCGCGAGGAAGCGCGAGTGCTGCTGGCGCATCTTGAGCGCCTACCGGGGCGCGAGCGCGAAGTCATTGGGCTAAAGTTTGTGGCGCAACTGACCAATCGGGAGATCGCGCGCGTCCTCCAGATACCGGAAGGGACGGTTAGCTCGACACTGTACCGGGCGCTGCGGCGGCTGCGGACAGCATTTAACGAGAAAGGAGGCGCAGGATGA